Proteins from a genomic interval of Clostridium sp. 'deep sea':
- a CDS encoding putative sulfate exporter family transporter produces MKKFCKALPGILFCATLAYISKTLANYLPINSLTIGIILGILYNNTVGLHKHLQIGTKYTVKKLLKLGIILLGVELNFVALYQAGPKIIVLAFTVVFLGVFVAPVIGRFLGLSFKLATLLGVGSAICGTSAIVAVAPVIKAKEDDTALSVAIISLLGAVGVLIFPLLGNVINFSDTQYGFWTGSSLQGVAHALAAAGARNNVALEMATYVKMARVVLIAPVSVFLSAHFNKGSANKSHAKIPTYIILFILVAVVSSVGLLNFNIYGLATKNILKIISKELILWSMIAMGLGVNFSNIKSFGAKAGISAVVIFVAISVVAGLFCFFSF; encoded by the coding sequence ATGAAAAAATTTTGTAAAGCATTACCCGGAATCCTTTTTTGTGCAACTTTAGCATATATCTCAAAAACCCTCGCTAATTATTTACCTATAAATAGCTTAACAATAGGTATTATTTTAGGAATTTTATATAACAATACAGTTGGCTTGCATAAACACTTACAAATTGGTACTAAATACACAGTTAAAAAGCTTTTAAAATTAGGCATAATCTTATTAGGGGTAGAGCTTAATTTTGTGGCTTTATATCAGGCAGGACCTAAAATCATTGTTTTAGCTTTTACAGTTGTGTTTTTAGGGGTGTTTGTGGCCCCTGTTATTGGTAGATTTTTAGGGCTAAGTTTTAAACTAGCTACTCTACTTGGTGTAGGATCAGCAATATGCGGCACATCGGCAATTGTAGCTGTTGCTCCTGTTATAAAGGCCAAAGAAGATGATACCGCTCTATCTGTTGCCATTATTAGTTTATTAGGTGCTGTTGGGGTATTAATTTTTCCGTTATTAGGCAATGTTATAAACTTTAGTGATACCCAATATGGCTTTTGGACTGGTAGCTCTTTACAGGGGGTAGCTCATGCTTTGGCTGCCGCTGGTGCTAGGAATAATGTTGCTCTAGAAATGGCTACCTATGTAAAAATGGCTAGAGTAGTATTAATAGCACCCGTATCTGTTTTTCTTAGTGCACATTTTAATAAAGGTAGTGCTAATAAAAGCCACGCTAAAATTCCTACCTATATTATATTGTTTATTTTGGTTGCAGTTGTTTCTTCAGTAGGATTATTAAACTTTAATATTTATGGATTAGCTACTAAAAATATCTTAAAAATAATAAGTAAAGAGCTTATTTTATGGTCGATGATAGCAATGGGCTTGGGTGTTAATTTTAGTAATATTAAATCCTTTGGAGCCAAAGCTGGTATCTCTGCTGTAGTTATTTTTGTTGCAATAAGTGTTGTGGCTGGGTTATTTTGTTTCTTTTCTTTTTAG
- a CDS encoding YibE/F family protein, with amino-acid sequence MIKRFNKIIVLTTVFILAFTLFTNIANAEEDMWENYEENRARAVVLSVKNIEVQPTFDIKGIQEVLVKITHGKYKGQQYTIENTFSGNPAIDITLKKGDKIILLLEFDGDKISVAYLDDYHRLTMVYILVALFAFLVILIGGWKGVRSLLTLILTVCLVWFVFVPFTLKGVNPVFVSVIVAIVAVICTFFIVGGINKKSITAILGTAGGIILSGLLAMFFSQAAKLTGLSMDEAQMLTYAPQQIAYNFRGLLLSGIIIGALGAVMDIGMSIASSMHEIKQQAPHLETRELYRAGLNVGKDVMGTMVNTLILAYAGTSLPLLMLFRADKMPLLRVLNMDLVVSEIVRSLAGSIGLICCIPLTALIAAVIYTRSND; translated from the coding sequence ATGATAAAAAGGTTTAATAAAATAATTGTATTAACAACTGTTTTTATTTTGGCATTTACCCTGTTTACAAATATTGCAAATGCTGAGGAAGACATGTGGGAGAATTATGAAGAGAACAGAGCTAGAGCTGTAGTTCTCAGTGTAAAAAATATAGAGGTGCAACCTACTTTTGATATTAAGGGTATACAAGAGGTTCTTGTTAAAATAACACACGGAAAATATAAAGGTCAGCAGTATACAATAGAAAATACTTTTTCGGGAAACCCTGCTATTGATATTACCCTTAAAAAAGGTGATAAAATTATCTTACTACTTGAGTTCGATGGTGATAAAATATCGGTTGCTTATTTAGATGATTATCACCGATTAACCATGGTTTATATTTTGGTTGCCCTATTTGCTTTTCTAGTAATTTTAATAGGGGGCTGGAAAGGCGTTCGTTCATTATTAACACTTATTCTTACGGTATGTTTAGTATGGTTTGTATTTGTACCGTTTACTTTAAAAGGTGTTAACCCTGTTTTTGTGAGTGTAATTGTAGCTATTGTAGCGGTGATCTGTACATTCTTTATTGTGGGAGGCATAAATAAGAAAAGCATTACAGCTATTTTGGGTACAGCTGGTGGTATTATTTTAAGCGGTCTGTTGGCTATGTTCTTTAGCCAAGCAGCAAAACTAACTGGCTTAAGTATGGATGAGGCTCAAATGTTAACCTATGCTCCCCAGCAAATAGCCTATAACTTTAGGGGTTTATTGCTCTCTGGAATAATTATAGGTGCACTGGGTGCTGTTATGGATATTGGTATGTCTATTGCATCATCTATGCATGAAATTAAACAACAGGCTCCTCACTTAGAAACTCGAGAGCTATATAGAGCAGGTTTAAATGTTGGTAAAGATGTAATGGGTACTATGGTTAATACCTTAATATTAGCTTATGCAGGTACTTCTTTACCTTTATTAATGTTATTTAGAGCTGACAAAATGCCACTGTTACGAGTATTGAATATGGATTTGGTTGTTAGTGAAATAGTTAGGTCACTAGCTGGTAGCATTGGTTTAATTTGTTGTATACCTTTAACAGCATTAATAGCAGCTGTCATATACACTAGAAGTAATGATTAA
- a CDS encoding helix-hairpin-helix domain-containing protein yields the protein MEEEIFYSPKEILTRILVALFTLSLILNVFMVIKLSKYKNILHVTETLLQTEQSRLQKYIAGEQTSKQEEKTIIHITGAVKKPGVYEFTEQVRLFEVIEKAGGALDTADLGVLNLAQNVCDETKIYVPKKGEIAKDITINNTNSSSPNNVNSKININTATADQLTNLVGIGDSKAKDIIAYRKTNGAFKKTEDIMLVKGIGESTYDKIKSVIIVK from the coding sequence ATGGAAGAAGAGATTTTTTATAGCCCAAAAGAGATATTAACAAGAATACTTGTAGCATTATTTACTCTAAGCCTAATACTTAATGTTTTTATGGTTATTAAGCTAAGTAAGTATAAAAATATTTTGCATGTTACTGAAACATTATTGCAAACAGAACAGTCTAGATTACAGAAATATATAGCTGGTGAGCAAACTAGTAAACAGGAAGAAAAAACAATAATACATATTACTGGGGCAGTAAAAAAACCAGGGGTGTACGAGTTTACAGAGCAAGTTCGTCTTTTTGAGGTAATAGAAAAGGCTGGAGGCGCACTAGATACTGCTGATTTAGGTGTATTAAATTTAGCCCAAAATGTTTGTGATGAGACTAAAATTTATGTACCCAAAAAGGGAGAAATAGCAAAGGACATAACTATAAATAACACTAATAGCTCTAGCCCAAATAATGTAAACTCTAAAATAAATATTAATACAGCTACTGCTGATCAGTTAACAAATTTGGTTGGTATTGGTGATAGCAAAGCTAAGGATATAATAGCGTATAGGAAAACAAATGGAGCGTTTAAAAAAACTGAAGATATTATGCTTGTTAAAGGCATAGGTGAATCAACATATGATAAAATAAAATCAGTAATTATAGTTAAATAA
- a CDS encoding YibE/F family protein — protein MIKRFNKIIVLTTVFILAFTLFANIANAEEDMWENYEENRARAVVLSVKNIEVQPSDFIKGKQEAIVKITHGKYKGQQLTIENTFSGNPAFDLHLKKGDKIILLLEFEGDKISVAYLEDYHRLTMVYILVALFAFLVILIGGWKGVRSLLTLILTVCLVWFILVPFTLKGVNPVFVSVIVAIIAVICTFFIVGGINKKSITAILGTAGGIILSGLLAMFFSQAARLTGLSMDESQMLTYAPQQIAYNFRGLLLSGIIIGALGAVMDIGMSIASSMHEIKQQAPHLETRQLFRAGLNVGKDVMGTMVNTLILAYAGTSLPLLMLFRAYKMPLVRVLNMDLVVSEIVRSLAGSIGLICCIPLTALIAAVIYTRSND, from the coding sequence ATGATAAAAAGGTTTAATAAAATAATTGTATTAACAACTGTTTTTATTTTGGCATTTACCTTGTTTGCAAATATTGCAAATGCTGAGGAAGATATGTGGGAGAATTATGAGGAGAACAGAGCTAGGGCCGTAGTTCTCAGTGTAAAAAATATAGAGGTGCAACCTTCTGATTTTATTAAAGGCAAACAAGAGGCAATTGTTAAAATAACTCATGGCAAATATAAAGGTCAGCAGTTAACAATAGAAAACACTTTTTCAGGAAACCCTGCTTTTGATCTTCACCTTAAAAAAGGTGATAAAATTATCTTACTACTTGAGTTCGAAGGCGATAAAATATCGGTTGCTTATTTAGAGGATTATCACCGATTAACCATGGTTTATATTTTAGTTGCCCTATTTGCTTTTCTAGTAATTTTAATAGGGGGCTGGAAAGGTGTTCGTTCATTATTAACACTTATTCTTACGGTATGTTTAGTGTGGTTTATATTAGTACCATTCACTTTAAAAGGTGTTAACCCTGTTTTTGTGAGTGTAATTGTAGCTATTATAGCAGTTATCTGTACATTTTTTATAGTTGGAGGCATAAATAAGAAAAGCATTACAGCTATTTTGGGTACAGCTGGTGGTATTATTTTAAGTGGTCTGTTGGCTATGTTCTTTAGCCAAGCAGCAAGACTAACTGGCTTAAGTATGGATGAGTCTCAAATGTTAACCTATGCTCCCCAGCAAATAGCTTATAACTTTAGGGGTTTATTGCTCTCAGGAATAATTATAGGTGCACTGGGTGCTGTTATGGATATTGGTATGTCTATTGCATCATCTATGCATGAAATTAAACAACAGGCTCCTCACTTAGAAACTCGACAGCTATTTAGGGCAGGTTTAAATGTTGGTAAAGATGTAATGGGTACTATGGTTAATACCCTAATATTAGCTTATGCAGGTACTTCTTTACCTTTATTAATGTTATTTAGAGCGTACAAAATGCCATTAGTACGAGTATTGAATATGGATTTGGTTGTTAGTGAAATAGTTAGGTCACTTGCTGGTAGTATTGGTTTAATTTGTTGTATACCTTTAACAGCGTTAATAGCAGCTGTCATATACACTAGAAGTAATGATTAA
- a CDS encoding helix-turn-helix domain-containing protein, translated as MTRKYKYSKEEKIAACKKYIEGNMGYRGVAKEYGCNHMMLRQWCLTYKIHGEKAFDPKEKNRQYTKGFKESVIKEYQTGEYGLQDLSAKYDITSTTISKWISKYYNGIDLRNYKTKGEICTMKSHKTTFDERLEIVKWVIENGMNYKEATKKFNNAYHNIYNWTQSYLKNGADGLRHQKRGPKKLEDIDLSKLSEVERLKLELKMERELRKRREFEIEVLKKKRSFKKIYSLKSKK; from the coding sequence ATGACAAGAAAATATAAATATAGTAAAGAAGAAAAAATAGCAGCATGTAAAAAATACATTGAAGGAAACATGGGATACAGAGGGGTAGCCAAGGAGTATGGTTGTAACCATATGATGCTAAGACAGTGGTGTTTGACGTATAAGATTCATGGAGAAAAAGCATTCGATCCTAAAGAAAAGAATAGACAGTATACAAAAGGATTCAAAGAATCAGTAATTAAAGAATATCAAACAGGAGAATATGGGCTGCAGGATTTAAGTGCAAAATACGATATAACATCTACAACTATTTCTAAGTGGATCAGTAAGTATTATAATGGTATAGATTTAAGAAATTATAAGACTAAAGGAGAAATCTGTACCATGAAATCTCATAAAACAACCTTTGATGAACGGTTAGAAATAGTTAAGTGGGTTATTGAGAATGGAATGAACTATAAAGAGGCTACAAAGAAGTTTAATAATGCCTACCATAATATATACAATTGGACTCAGTCTTATTTAAAAAATGGTGCAGATGGACTTAGACATCAGAAGCGTGGTCCAAAAAAATTAGAAGACATAGATTTATCTAAACTAAGTGAGGTAGAGAGATTAAAGCTTGAGCTTAAAATGGAGAGAGAGCTTAGAAAAAGACGAGAATTTGAGATTGAAGTACTCAAAAAAAAGAGGAGTTTCAAAAAAATATACTCTCTCAAAAGTAAGAAATGA
- a CDS encoding IS3 family transposase produces MDLYDNSIIEYKLSFRNNNQLVFSMFDNAIKKYPNAKPIFHSDRGFQYTTSLFKKRIKDSEMIQSMSRVGKCIDNGPMECFFGILKTEMFYGKKFNSLEELKSKIISYIKFYNEKRFQKKLRCLAPLEFRRQAPI; encoded by the coding sequence ATGGATCTATATGATAATAGCATTATTGAATATAAGTTATCCTTTAGGAATAATAACCAACTAGTGTTTAGCATGTTTGATAATGCGATAAAAAAATATCCTAATGCTAAACCAATATTTCATAGCGATAGAGGTTTTCAATACACTACAAGTCTTTTTAAGAAAAGAATTAAGGATTCTGAGATGATTCAAAGTATGTCACGTGTTGGTAAGTGTATTGACAATGGTCCAATGGAATGCTTCTTTGGCATACTTAAAACAGAGATGTTCTATGGTAAAAAGTTTAATTCATTAGAAGAGTTAAAATCTAAGATTATTAGCTATATTAAGTTTTACAATGAGAAAAGGTTTCAAAAAAAGCTAAGGTGCTTAGCTCCTTTAGAGTTTAGAAGACAAGCACCTATTTGA
- a CDS encoding IS3 family transposase: protein MKYSKKRGVSKKYTLSKVRNESSYKTVKYYSEKGYKVSIICNVLGISRSAYYKHRNREKSIKEKNDELVCTLIKEYHSTFDGILGYRRMTMFINRLNHKSYSKGYIHRLMKFLGIKARIRLKKVSRKIVEPNYTKDNVLARNFKAEKPNEKWLTDVTEFSIPNDSRKLF from the coding sequence TTGAAGTACTCAAAAAAAAGAGGAGTTTCAAAAAAATATACTCTCTCAAAAGTAAGAAATGAATCTAGTTACAAAACAGTAAAATATTACAGTGAAAAGGGTTATAAAGTAAGCATAATCTGTAATGTCTTAGGAATCTCACGAAGTGCATATTACAAACATAGGAATAGAGAAAAATCTATAAAAGAAAAGAACGATGAATTAGTATGTACTTTAATAAAAGAGTACCATTCAACCTTTGACGGTATTCTGGGCTATAGAAGAATGACCATGTTTATAAATAGGCTTAACCATAAGTCTTATTCAAAGGGATATATTCATCGCTTAATGAAATTTCTAGGCATCAAAGCTAGAATTAGGTTGAAGAAAGTAAGTCGCAAAATAGTTGAACCCAATTACACTAAGGATAATGTGTTAGCTAGGAATTTTAAAGCAGAAAAACCAAATGAAAAATGGCTCACTGATGTAACAGAGTTTAGTATTCCTAATGACAGTCGTAAACTCTTTTGA
- a CDS encoding DNA internalization-related competence protein ComEC/Rec2 produces the protein MINTSNNTIKKQINHRLSDLLYSNQSVVLLLCLFPLILTSQLSSKISFMITASILLLLAFVVDKILNDKLFKIKRLVLLAMFISAVTFVLCPSIIPFNNKTNIFSGTVYNVKGKNIDVKIKTYNKKSLFPAARVRIYSDNKLSIADKIIFKANLEEPNIATNPGQFNYKTYLNNKGINYICYKPKIISVSSTFSIKKVLVNYRKKLLQPAKDKLSQPIFNLYSAMILGEKAGIDKEVYSYFQGAGLSHILVISGLHLSLLTMSLLYLLNKLKVKQKFTIIITLFFIWCYALITGFSVSIIRATLMLTIFLLSKSLYQVHKPINTLCFVAVVMIIASPLIITNLSFQLSFSATAGILIIMPIINKFFGCHKLVGLVGSVIAVQLISLPVIANSFYMFALYAIPANLILSPLVTIILVLGVLSLVPYIGVVMLYPLSFMLKISLVIAKFFSQLPMAQISLKKWSLAFTIFYIIALFTILALIKLHKNKAVIAVMLTIIICSVFTSIMSNKGLEITFLDVEQGDSAVLTWADNYVMVIDGGQNNEFKNYGESVLVPYLRQSGINKINALVVSHSDNDHIGGLLTVAEQFKIDTLYISPQAYYKGNEFTEKIVEICLKNGTIIEHLAENDMIKIAANSYIEVYSPIDSITEDNNNTSIVLRVVYGKTSVLFTGDIEKETELRLTTKYKSLLQSQILKVPHHGSKSSSTPEFLEQVEPEIAVCSLGRNNRFGHPHKSIVERYSKRQIDFWRTDKNGAVTINSNGYNIKIKSYLGNKNK, from the coding sequence ATGATTAACACAAGTAACAATACAATTAAAAAGCAAATTAACCATAGATTGAGTGATTTACTTTATAGTAATCAGTCTGTGGTTTTATTGCTTTGTTTGTTTCCATTAATCTTAACAAGCCAGCTATCTTCTAAAATAAGCTTTATGATAACAGCAAGTATCTTGCTTTTACTTGCCTTTGTTGTAGATAAAATTCTTAATGATAAACTATTTAAGATAAAGAGATTAGTGTTGTTAGCAATGTTTATTTCAGCAGTAACCTTTGTACTATGCCCTAGCATAATTCCTTTTAACAATAAAACTAATATTTTTAGTGGAACAGTTTACAATGTAAAAGGTAAAAATATTGATGTAAAAATTAAAACCTATAATAAAAAGTCCTTATTTCCTGCTGCTAGAGTAAGAATTTATTCAGACAATAAACTTAGTATTGCAGATAAAATAATATTTAAAGCTAATTTAGAAGAGCCTAATATAGCAACTAACCCCGGTCAATTTAACTATAAAACTTATCTAAATAACAAGGGTATCAATTACATATGTTACAAACCAAAAATTATTAGTGTCTCTAGTACTTTTTCAATTAAAAAAGTGCTAGTTAATTATAGAAAAAAACTGTTACAGCCAGCAAAAGATAAATTATCTCAACCTATTTTTAACTTGTACAGCGCCATGATTTTAGGAGAAAAAGCAGGCATAGATAAAGAAGTGTATAGCTATTTTCAAGGAGCTGGGTTATCCCATATTCTTGTTATTTCTGGATTGCATTTAAGTCTACTAACAATGTCTTTACTTTATCTCTTAAACAAGCTCAAAGTAAAACAAAAATTTACTATAATTATTACTCTTTTTTTTATATGGTGTTACGCTTTAATTACAGGCTTTTCTGTTTCAATAATAAGAGCTACTTTAATGTTAACAATTTTTTTACTTTCTAAAAGCCTTTATCAAGTACATAAACCCATAAATACATTATGTTTTGTAGCAGTTGTAATGATAATAGCTAGCCCCCTAATAATAACCAATTTAAGTTTTCAACTCTCATTTAGCGCTACAGCTGGAATACTAATAATAATGCCAATTATCAATAAGTTTTTTGGCTGTCATAAACTTGTTGGCCTAGTTGGTTCAGTAATTGCTGTTCAGCTAATTAGCTTACCAGTAATTGCAAATAGCTTTTATATGTTTGCTTTATATGCTATACCTGCAAACTTAATATTATCTCCACTTGTCACAATAATTTTGGTTTTAGGGGTTCTCTCTCTTGTGCCTTATATTGGAGTTGTCATGCTTTATCCACTATCTTTTATGCTTAAGATAAGCCTTGTAATTGCAAAGTTTTTTAGTCAGTTACCAATGGCTCAAATATCTCTTAAAAAATGGTCTTTAGCCTTTACAATCTTTTATATTATAGCCTTATTTACAATTTTAGCACTGATAAAATTACATAAAAATAAAGCAGTTATAGCGGTTATGTTAACAATAATTATATGTTCTGTCTTTACCTCAATAATGAGTAATAAGGGGCTGGAGATAACCTTTTTAGATGTAGAACAAGGAGATAGTGCTGTTTTAACATGGGCAGATAATTATGTTATGGTTATAGATGGTGGTCAAAATAATGAGTTTAAAAACTATGGAGAGTCAGTCTTAGTGCCCTATTTGCGTCAATCAGGAATAAACAAAATTAATGCCCTGGTAGTAAGCCATAGTGATAATGATCATATTGGTGGATTATTAACAGTTGCGGAGCAATTTAAAATAGATACCCTATATATATCTCCTCAAGCCTATTATAAAGGTAATGAATTTACTGAAAAAATAGTAGAGATTTGTTTAAAAAATGGTACAATAATTGAACATTTAGCTGAAAATGATATGATAAAGATAGCTGCGAATAGTTATATAGAGGTTTATAGTCCTATAGATAGCATAACAGAGGATAACAACAATACCTCCATAGTTTTAAGAGTTGTTTATGGCAAAACCTCGGTTTTATTTACGGGCGATATAGAAAAAGAAACAGAATTACGTTTAACAACAAAGTATAAAAGTTTATTACAATCACAAATTTTAAAAGTTCCTCACCACGGTAGTAAATCTAGTTCTACACCAGAGTTTTTAGAACAAGTAGAGCCAGAAATCGCAGTATGCTCTTTGGGTAGAAATAACAGATTTGGACACCCCCATAAAAGTATTGTAGAAAGGTATAGTAAAAGACAAATAGATTTTTGGAGAACAGATAAAAACGGTGCTGTTACTATTAATAGTAACGGCTATAATATAAAAATTAAAAGTTATTTAGGTAATAAAAATAAGTAG
- the holA gene encoding DNA polymerase III subunit delta: MANMTAIAALKRLNKENPNVILVFGEESMLIKEIVSKYLKVNKILNNNDINFTKTTSDAIEDSLKNIINMPPMFAESRVIVIDDFEKVWSNSSLRESFNDSIKKLPNTTKLLLIDNEKPNKRIKVYKTIAKLGLIIECNEMNTAELIQWINREFKRNKTAINKQAIEYLISQVGTSMHNLISEIHKLIAYCASDKTVTIANIDTVVIPSVEAGIFACVDALGQRNIKTAYLQLKVLIENGEPPLRILAMFIRQIRLILRTKLLQEQEFSTFYIMKELSIPEFVVKKIYKQTSKFTVNELKTLLLSLNETEYKIKTGKLEAKLGLKTWLLNTAN; this comes from the coding sequence ATGGCTAATATGACTGCAATAGCTGCCCTTAAAAGATTAAATAAAGAAAACCCTAATGTTATACTAGTTTTTGGTGAAGAGTCAATGCTCATAAAGGAGATTGTAAGTAAATACTTAAAGGTAAATAAGATACTTAATAATAATGATATAAACTTTACTAAAACCACCAGCGATGCAATTGAAGACAGCCTAAAAAATATTATAAATATGCCCCCTATGTTTGCAGAGAGCAGAGTTATCGTTATTGATGATTTTGAAAAGGTATGGAGTAATAGCTCTTTAAGAGAGAGCTTTAATGATAGCATTAAAAAACTTCCTAACACAACAAAGCTGTTATTAATAGATAATGAAAAACCAAATAAAAGAATAAAAGTTTATAAAACAATTGCAAAGCTAGGACTAATTATTGAGTGTAATGAAATGAACACTGCAGAGCTCATTCAGTGGATAAATAGAGAATTTAAAAGAAATAAAACAGCAATAAATAAACAAGCTATTGAGTACTTAATTTCTCAAGTGGGTACCTCCATGCATAATTTAATTAGTGAAATCCATAAACTAATTGCATATTGTGCTAGTGATAAAACTGTAACAATAGCAAATATAGACACGGTGGTAATTCCCTCTGTTGAAGCAGGTATTTTTGCTTGTGTAGATGCCCTAGGTCAAAGAAATATTAAAACTGCTTATCTACAGCTTAAAGTACTTATTGAAAATGGTGAGCCACCACTTAGAATATTGGCAATGTTTATAAGACAAATAAGACTAATATTAAGAACAAAGCTCTTACAAGAACAAGAATTCTCTACTTTTTATATTATGAAGGAGCTAAGCATACCTGAGTTCGTCGTAAAAAAAATCTACAAACAAACAAGCAAATTTACAGTTAATGAATTAAAAACCTTATTACTTTCATTAAATGAAACAGAATACAAAATAAAAACAGGTAAGTTAGAAGCGAAGTTAGGTCTTAAAACGTGGTTGCTTAATACAGCAAATTAA